A window from Herpetosiphon gulosus encodes these proteins:
- a CDS encoding MFS transporter, producing MVKPRPVRKAIIWGCITTFSLAIMIAIGSRDLAHFDAALVAYTFATLFATFGITYRYTMWLQRPPTAMYWKRGWQMFFKPQRLLTNTRNLFTRTTSDFAANRFIWKRGKLRWLAHWFIMWGCIIAIAITFPLVFGWLHFESVPGSLESYRAYIFGFALFDFPVHSMFAFLMFHGLVWSSFAVIFGVMLAMWRRMRDHGAASVQQFVEDILPLILLFAISVTGVMLTASYTWMRGYAFDFIAILHAITVIFTLLYMPFGKFFHIFQRPAQLGATFYKDAGAVSEQAHCRRCGEAYSSRMHIEDLITVQKQLGFRYEVEGEIEHYQWICPPCRRAMLVLAQTKQWQGNFGDQMFSSIGEQPVAPRFGNAVVSEGPLGHEDQANLHF from the coding sequence ATGGTCAAACCTCGCCCGGTTCGTAAAGCGATTATCTGGGGTTGCATCACCACTTTTAGTCTTGCGATCATGATTGCGATTGGCTCACGCGATCTGGCGCATTTTGATGCAGCCCTCGTCGCTTATACCTTTGCTACGCTTTTTGCCACGTTTGGCATTACCTATCGCTATACGATGTGGCTGCAACGCCCGCCAACCGCCATGTATTGGAAGCGTGGCTGGCAAATGTTTTTTAAACCACAACGTTTATTGACCAACACGCGCAATTTGTTTACCCGCACAACCAGCGATTTTGCTGCTAATCGCTTTATTTGGAAGCGCGGAAAATTGCGTTGGCTAGCCCATTGGTTCATTATGTGGGGCTGTATTATTGCCATCGCAATCACCTTTCCCTTGGTGTTTGGTTGGCTACACTTCGAAAGTGTGCCAGGCTCGTTGGAGTCATATCGGGCCTATATTTTTGGCTTTGCACTCTTCGATTTTCCGGTGCATTCGATGTTTGCCTTTTTAATGTTTCATGGCTTGGTTTGGTCGTCGTTTGCCGTGATTTTTGGGGTAATGCTGGCGATGTGGCGACGCATGCGCGACCATGGGGCGGCCTCAGTTCAGCAATTTGTTGAAGATATTTTGCCACTGATTTTGCTATTTGCGATTAGCGTGACTGGCGTGATGCTGACCGCTAGCTACACCTGGATGCGTGGCTATGCCTTCGATTTCATTGCGATTCTGCACGCCATTACGGTAATTTTTACCTTGCTGTATATGCCGTTTGGTAAGTTTTTTCATATTTTTCAACGACCTGCTCAGCTTGGAGCAACCTTCTATAAAGATGCCGGAGCCGTCAGCGAGCAAGCTCATTGCCGCCGTTGTGGCGAGGCTTATTCCTCGCGCATGCATATCGAAGATTTGATCACGGTGCAAAAGCAATTGGGTTTTCGCTACGAAGTTGAGGGCGAAATCGAACATTATCAATGGATTTGCCCACCCTGTCGGCGGGCAATGCTAGTTTTAGCCCAAACCAAACAGTGGCAAGGCAATTTTGGTGATCAAATGTTTTCGAGCATCGGCGAGCAGCCGGTTGCCCCGCGTTTTGGCAACGCTGTGGTTAGCGAAGGCCCACTTGGTCATGAGGATCAGGCCAACCTGCATTTTTAG